In Pseudomonas lalkuanensis, the following are encoded in one genomic region:
- a CDS encoding helix-turn-helix domain-containing protein, with protein MDIAEVARRTGLPSSTLRYYEKKGLITSLSQQGTRRWFAPGILDQLALISLGQAAGLSLDEIRSMFSPNGEPDIDRELLAARADEIDALVKRLKAMSDGLRHAAACPAPSHSECPTFKRLLKAASSGAIERRWNKSAPKPRNRS; from the coding sequence ATGGACATTGCCGAGGTCGCCCGACGCACGGGGCTGCCTTCATCGACGCTGCGTTACTACGAGAAAAAAGGCCTGATCACATCCCTCAGCCAGCAGGGAACCCGGCGCTGGTTCGCGCCCGGCATTCTCGATCAGTTGGCGCTCATCTCCCTCGGCCAGGCGGCGGGGCTGTCGCTGGATGAGATCCGCTCGATGTTCTCGCCCAACGGCGAACCGGACATCGACCGTGAGTTGCTCGCGGCCAGGGCCGATGAGATCGATGCGCTGGTCAAGCGCTTGAAAGCCATGAGCGACGGCCTGCGTCATGCTGCGGCCTGCCCGGCGCCGAGCCATTCGGAATGCCCGACCTTCAAGCGATTGCTGAAGGCCGCGTCGAGTGGCGCAATCGAGCGGCGCTGGAACAAGTCGGCGCCCAAGCCCAGGAACCGGTCGTAG
- a CDS encoding RNA polymerase sigma factor, with amino-acid sequence MPQRNHGFFEHYEELIGTWTRRLRNRHRAEDLAHDAFVRVLEADQDNVQQPRAYLHQTTRNIAVDHFRREERRAQIELDLAESGEESRNDPESYMHAVQLADSIEKALAELPLNCRQVFIWQKLEGQSQAEIAERLGLSRNMVERYMIRTLRHLRERLDLSAT; translated from the coding sequence ATGCCTCAGCGCAATCATGGCTTCTTCGAGCACTATGAAGAACTCATCGGCACGTGGACGCGCCGGCTGAGGAACCGCCATCGCGCCGAGGATCTGGCCCACGACGCCTTCGTCCGGGTCCTGGAAGCCGACCAGGACAATGTCCAGCAACCGCGCGCCTACCTGCACCAGACCACCCGGAACATCGCTGTCGACCACTTCCGCCGCGAGGAGCGCCGTGCCCAGATCGAGCTGGACTTGGCCGAGTCGGGCGAGGAGTCGAGGAACGACCCCGAGTCCTACATGCATGCCGTCCAGTTGGCCGACTCGATCGAGAAAGCCCTGGCGGAGCTGCCGCTGAACTGCCGCCAGGTGTTCATCTGGCAGAAGCTGGAAGGGCAGAGCCAGGCGGAGATCGCCGAGCGCCTGGGGTTATCCAGGAACATGGTGGAGCGGTATATGATCCGCACCCTCCGCCATCTGCGTGAGCGCCTGGACCTGAGCGCCACATGA
- a CDS encoding FecR family protein, with protein sequence MTNADCRARDEAAYWFSRNRDPGQGDEDRRAFEAWLAADASHRTEYQLLERLWSAADLIPEQRLRELCSAEVRPMPVPSRRRFLQGVLAAAASVVLAGGVTYLFDPFSLRGESYVTALGERRQVTLADGSTLDLNGRTRVTIVYSANRRLVRLEAGEALFSVTPDEARPFVVEAGAGRVTVTGTRFNVRHGEQDVRVAVESGRVLVAGGQGAEASRPLLAGDGVRVAADGAVGPVQRIDIAAITAWRQGKLVFNDVPLAEVAEQVSRYREKTLRVAPEVAGLRFSSVFRADDTNALLVALPRILPVKVRTLPDGSNEIIPF encoded by the coding sequence ATGACGAATGCCGACTGCCGCGCGCGAGACGAAGCCGCCTACTGGTTCAGCCGCAATCGTGACCCCGGGCAGGGCGACGAGGACCGTCGCGCTTTCGAAGCCTGGCTGGCGGCGGATGCGTCGCACCGGACCGAATACCAGTTGCTCGAACGCCTCTGGAGCGCCGCCGACCTGATTCCGGAGCAGCGCCTGCGTGAACTGTGCAGTGCTGAGGTCCGGCCCATGCCGGTACCGTCGCGTCGTCGCTTCCTGCAGGGCGTGCTGGCTGCAGCGGCCAGCGTGGTGCTGGCGGGTGGCGTGACCTACCTGTTCGACCCCTTCTCGCTGCGGGGCGAAAGCTATGTGACCGCGCTCGGCGAACGCCGCCAGGTCACCCTGGCTGACGGCTCGACTCTCGATCTCAATGGCCGTACCCGTGTCACGATCGTCTATTCCGCGAACCGCCGCCTGGTACGGCTGGAGGCCGGCGAAGCGCTGTTCAGCGTGACGCCGGACGAGGCGCGACCCTTCGTGGTGGAAGCCGGCGCCGGCCGCGTGACCGTCACTGGCACCCGCTTCAACGTGCGCCACGGCGAGCAAGATGTGCGCGTGGCCGTGGAGTCGGGACGGGTGCTGGTCGCTGGCGGGCAGGGCGCGGAGGCCAGTCGGCCGTTGCTGGCCGGTGACGGCGTGCGCGTTGCGGCCGATGGCGCCGTCGGTCCGGTGCAGCGCATCGACATCGCCGCCATCACCGCCTGGCGCCAGGGCAAGCTGGTCTTCAATGACGTACCCCTGGCCGAGGTGGCGGAGCAAGTGTCCCGTTACCGCGAAAAAACCCTGCGCGTTGCCCCGGAAGTAGCGGGCTTGCGCTTCTCCAGCGTGTTTCGCGCCGATGACACCAACGCGCTGTTGGTGGCCTTGCCGCGCATCCTGCCGGTCAAGGTCAGGACCCTTCCTGACGGCTCAAACGAAATTATTCCGTTTTAG
- a CDS encoding flavodoxin family protein, translating into MRKLAVIYHSAFGHTEHIARQICEGAQDVANMEVHLLKAEDLAGEPGQLLAFDGFILGSPTYFGGVSGVFKSFMDATGPLWRSQQLNGRLAAGFTVSSLAAGDKQSTLMALFVFCMQHGMLWVGNPILPEQHAGVPIEDAANRLGSWSGLMAQSSHSAPADPFAPGDVKTARMFGRNFSETLHQLAVPATEVPA; encoded by the coding sequence ATGAGAAAGCTCGCTGTCATCTACCACAGTGCCTTTGGCCACACCGAGCACATCGCCCGGCAGATCTGCGAAGGCGCCCAGGACGTCGCCAATATGGAAGTCCACCTGCTCAAGGCCGAAGACCTGGCCGGCGAACCCGGCCAATTGCTGGCATTCGATGGCTTCATCCTGGGCTCGCCGACCTATTTCGGCGGTGTTTCCGGGGTCTTCAAATCCTTCATGGACGCCACTGGGCCGTTGTGGCGTAGCCAGCAATTGAACGGGCGCCTGGCGGCGGGATTCACCGTGTCGTCACTGGCGGCAGGGGACAAGCAATCCACCCTCATGGCGCTGTTCGTGTTCTGCATGCAACACGGCATGCTCTGGGTGGGCAACCCCATCCTGCCGGAGCAGCATGCCGGCGTGCCCATTGAGGACGCCGCCAACCGTCTGGGCTCCTGGTCCGGTCTGATGGCCCAGTCCAGCCATTCGGCTCCCGCCGACCCATTCGCACCGGGGGATGTGAAGACCGCGCGGATGTTCGGCCGGAATTTCTCCGAGACCCTGCACCAGCTTGCCGTGCCTGCGACGGAGGTGCCCGCATGA
- a CDS encoding SulP family inorganic anion transporter: protein MKPARLRADVLAGLTTSFALVPECIAFALVAHLNPLMGLYGAFIICTLTALFGGRPGMVSGAAGSMAVVIVALVVQHGVQYLLATVLLGGLIMIAFGLLRLGKLVRMVPYPVMLGFVNGLAIIIALAQLEHFKAGEDWLSGNPLYLMLGLVVLTMAIVYLLPRLTRVVPPALVAILGVGLLVYLLGLPTRTLGDMAHIAGGLPALALPDIPWNLETLRIVTPYAVLMALVGLLETLLTLNLTDEITESRGFPDRECVALGAANIVSGAFGGMGGCAMIGQTVINLSSGGRGRVSGVIAGVMILLFVLFLSPLIERIPLAALVGVMFVVAQQTFAWGSLRVAGKVPLNDVLVIVAVTVITVFTDLATAVLCGIIIAALNFAWQHARELYADSHDEADGSKLYRVHGTLFFASSTPFLNQFDPAGDPAQVTLDCQHLSFVDYSAIAALRTLRERYAKAGKHLRVVHLSERCKKLLKRAGEQH from the coding sequence ATGAAACCAGCCCGCCTGCGCGCCGATGTCCTGGCCGGACTCACCACGTCCTTCGCGCTCGTCCCCGAATGCATCGCCTTTGCCCTGGTCGCCCATCTCAATCCGCTGATGGGTCTGTACGGCGCCTTCATCATCTGCACCCTGACCGCCCTGTTCGGCGGCCGGCCGGGCATGGTTTCCGGGGCGGCGGGCTCGATGGCCGTAGTGATCGTCGCCCTGGTGGTGCAGCACGGCGTGCAGTACCTGCTCGCCACGGTGCTGCTGGGCGGCCTGATCATGATCGCCTTCGGACTGCTGCGCCTCGGCAAGCTGGTGCGGATGGTGCCCTACCCGGTGATGCTCGGCTTCGTGAACGGCCTGGCCATCATCATTGCGCTTGCCCAGCTGGAGCATTTCAAGGCGGGAGAAGACTGGCTGAGCGGCAATCCGCTGTACCTGATGCTGGGCCTGGTGGTGCTGACGATGGCCATCGTCTACCTGCTGCCACGCCTGACCCGCGTGGTACCGCCGGCCCTGGTGGCGATCCTCGGCGTCGGCCTGCTGGTCTACCTGCTTGGCCTTCCTACCCGCACCCTGGGCGATATGGCGCACATCGCCGGCGGGCTGCCCGCGCTGGCATTGCCGGACATCCCCTGGAATCTGGAGACCCTGAGGATCGTCACACCCTACGCGGTGCTGATGGCGCTGGTGGGCCTGCTGGAAACCCTGCTGACCCTCAATCTCACCGACGAGATCACCGAGAGCCGTGGCTTCCCGGACCGGGAATGCGTGGCCCTCGGTGCGGCCAACATCGTCTCGGGTGCCTTCGGCGGCATGGGCGGCTGCGCCATGATCGGCCAGACGGTGATCAACCTCAGCTCCGGCGGCCGTGGGCGAGTTTCCGGGGTGATTGCCGGAGTGATGATCCTGCTCTTCGTGCTGTTCCTCTCGCCGCTGATCGAGCGCATTCCGCTGGCGGCGCTGGTGGGCGTGATGTTCGTGGTGGCCCAACAGACATTCGCCTGGGGCTCGCTGCGGGTGGCCGGCAAGGTGCCGCTGAACGACGTCCTGGTGATAGTCGCCGTGACCGTCATCACCGTGTTCACTGACCTCGCCACCGCCGTGCTCTGCGGCATCATCATCGCCGCACTGAACTTCGCCTGGCAGCACGCCCGCGAGCTCTATGCCGACAGCCACGACGAGGCCGATGGCAGCAAGCTGTATCGCGTCCACGGCACGCTGTTCTTCGCCTCCAGCACGCCCTTCCTCAACCAGTTCGACCCGGCCGGCGACCCCGCCCAGGTGACCCTGGACTGCCAGCACCTGAGCTTCGTCGACTACTCGGCCATCGCCGCGCTGAGAACCCTGCGCGAGCGCTACGCCAAGGCCGGCAAGCACCTGCGCGTGGTGCACCTGTCCGAGCGCTGCAAGAAGCTGCTCAAGCGGGCTGGCGAACAGCACTGA
- a CDS encoding COG3904 family protein gives MSRTAFQAAVFCIASLCSAATFAKVEVQPVQHSKAGRILAVQISEDIAPGDYEALMKGLRANPGKFDRKLALLDNIGGSVTEAIRMGRLLRETGFDVMVPSEGVCQGSCIYLLAAGRNKTVRGYVGLHRPYFPHGDSALAAAGSGYSPTAYLKDMNVPLSLLDDMNGIEPTRMRVLTKDELAKYRLN, from the coding sequence ATGAGCCGTACCGCATTCCAGGCTGCCGTCTTCTGCATCGCCTCCCTCTGCTCGGCCGCTACCTTCGCCAAGGTGGAAGTCCAGCCCGTGCAGCACAGCAAGGCAGGCCGGATTCTCGCCGTGCAGATTTCCGAAGACATCGCCCCCGGCGATTACGAAGCCCTGATGAAGGGCCTGCGCGCCAACCCGGGCAAGTTCGATCGCAAGCTGGCCCTGCTGGACAACATCGGCGGCAGCGTCACCGAGGCCATCCGCATGGGCCGCCTGCTGCGGGAAACCGGCTTCGACGTGATGGTGCCCTCCGAAGGCGTGTGCCAGGGAAGCTGCATCTACCTGCTGGCCGCCGGCCGCAACAAGACCGTGCGCGGCTACGTGGGCCTGCACCGCCCCTACTTCCCCCACGGCGACTCCGCCCTTGCCGCCGCCGGCAGCGGCTACAGCCCTACCGCCTACCTCAAGGACATGAACGTCCCCCTGAGCCTGCTGGACGACATGAACGGCATCGAACCGACGCGCATGCGGGTGCTGACGAAGGATGAGCTGGCGAAATATCGGCTGAACTGA
- a CDS encoding TonB-dependent siderophore receptor has translation MQQQAVSAASSRKTQRWLPLSLAVALAVASLGAEASERKEVHIPAQSLASALGQLGQQTSLQLFFSPDLVAGKQAPAVDGNLLPEEVLSTLLQGSGLTFDLADGTAVLRRVSGDEGASAMELPASSITVVGDWLGTAEDAVVQNHPGARTVVRREAMIEKGAMNVRDALRSVPGVQVQESNGTGGSDIALNFGVRGLTSRLSPRSTVLIDGVPAAFAPYGQPQLSMAPISIGNLDSIDVVRGAGSVRYGPQNVGGVINFVTRAIPEKFSGDVSTTLEDTAHGGWKYLNSAFLGGTADNGIGAALLYSGVNGDGYRDGNNDNDIDDVMLKTHWAPTEQDDLSLNFHYYDASADMPGGLTQAQYDDNPFQSDRDWDNFSGRRKDVSLKYLRQVDDVTQVEVLTYYSDSFRGSHIASRDQKFLNSYPRSYYTYGIEPRVSRIFFAGDSTHEVGVGYRYLKEAMHEESSRLALVKNVPTPTPGPSADGHVFQDRTGGTEANAFYIDDKIDVGKWTVTPGVRFESINTDWHERPVIGTNGKPVQEKNRTKDYNEPLPALSVMYHLSDAWKLFANYETSFGSLQYFQLGQGGVGDNAANGLEPEKAKTYELGTRYNSQTWGGEATLFYIDFDHELQFISNDVGWTNLGATKHQGLELSGYYNLDELLSGLSLTGTYTFTRATYEGDIPGFKTRDLPFYSRHVANVGLRYQVDRWTYNFDGYAQSGQRAPGTGIDSNGNFTGDYITEPTADGQFGDIPGYVTWNLRGAYDFGEQLSNLKVGVGVKNIFDKQYFTRSSDNNAGIYVGQPRTWFVQASVGF, from the coding sequence ATACAGCAACAAGCGGTATCCGCAGCCTCTTCCCGCAAGACCCAGCGCTGGCTGCCCCTGAGCCTGGCCGTCGCCCTGGCGGTGGCCAGCCTCGGCGCCGAGGCCTCCGAACGCAAGGAAGTGCACATTCCGGCGCAGTCCCTGGCCAGCGCCCTTGGCCAACTGGGCCAGCAGACCTCGCTGCAACTCTTCTTCAGTCCTGACCTGGTGGCCGGCAAGCAGGCACCGGCGGTGGATGGCAACCTGCTGCCGGAAGAAGTCCTCTCCACGTTGCTGCAGGGCAGCGGCCTGACCTTCGACCTGGCGGACGGCACCGCCGTACTGCGTCGCGTTTCCGGCGATGAGGGTGCATCCGCCATGGAGCTGCCGGCTTCCAGCATCACCGTGGTCGGCGACTGGCTGGGTACCGCCGAAGATGCCGTGGTGCAGAACCACCCCGGCGCCCGCACCGTGGTGCGCCGCGAGGCGATGATCGAGAAGGGCGCGATGAACGTGCGCGATGCCCTGCGTAGCGTGCCCGGCGTGCAGGTGCAGGAATCCAACGGCACCGGCGGCAGTGACATCGCCCTGAACTTCGGCGTGCGTGGCCTGACGTCGCGCCTCTCGCCCCGTTCCACCGTGCTGATCGACGGCGTACCCGCCGCCTTCGCTCCCTATGGCCAGCCGCAGCTGTCCATGGCGCCCATCTCCATCGGCAATCTCGACAGCATCGACGTGGTGCGTGGCGCCGGCTCCGTGCGCTACGGCCCGCAGAACGTCGGTGGCGTGATCAACTTCGTCACCCGCGCCATCCCGGAGAAATTCTCCGGCGATGTCTCCACCACCCTGGAAGACACCGCCCACGGCGGCTGGAAGTACCTGAACAGCGCTTTCCTCGGCGGTACCGCGGATAACGGCATCGGCGCCGCGCTGCTCTATTCGGGCGTCAACGGCGACGGCTACCGCGATGGCAACAACGACAACGACATCGACGACGTGATGCTCAAGACCCACTGGGCACCCACCGAGCAGGACGATTTGTCGCTGAACTTCCACTACTACGACGCTTCCGCCGATATGCCGGGCGGCCTCACCCAGGCGCAGTACGACGACAATCCCTTCCAGTCCGACCGCGATTGGGACAACTTCAGCGGCCGCCGCAAGGACGTTTCGTTGAAGTACCTGCGCCAGGTGGACGACGTCACCCAGGTGGAAGTGCTGACCTACTACAGCGACAGCTTCCGGGGCAGCCACATCGCCAGCCGCGACCAGAAGTTCCTCAATTCCTATCCGCGCAGCTACTACACCTACGGAATCGAGCCGCGCGTCTCGCGCATCTTCTTCGCCGGTGACAGCACCCACGAGGTGGGCGTCGGCTACCGCTACCTGAAAGAGGCCATGCATGAGGAAAGCAGCCGCCTGGCCCTGGTGAAGAACGTCCCGACGCCGACTCCCGGCCCGTCGGCGGACGGCCATGTGTTCCAGGACCGCACCGGCGGCACCGAGGCCAACGCCTTCTACATCGACGACAAGATCGACGTAGGCAAATGGACCGTCACTCCGGGGGTGCGCTTCGAGAGCATCAACACCGACTGGCATGAGCGACCGGTGATCGGCACCAACGGCAAGCCGGTGCAGGAGAAGAACCGCACAAAGGACTACAACGAGCCGCTGCCGGCCCTCAGCGTGATGTACCACCTCTCGGATGCCTGGAAGCTGTTCGCCAACTACGAGACCTCGTTCGGCAGCCTGCAGTACTTCCAGCTCGGCCAGGGCGGGGTGGGCGACAACGCGGCCAACGGCCTGGAGCCGGAGAAGGCCAAGACCTACGAACTGGGTACGCGCTACAACAGCCAGACCTGGGGCGGCGAAGCGACGCTGTTCTACATCGACTTCGACCACGAGCTGCAATTCATCAGCAACGATGTGGGCTGGACCAACCTGGGCGCCACCAAGCACCAGGGCCTGGAACTGTCCGGCTACTACAACCTGGACGAACTGCTCTCCGGCCTGAGCCTGACCGGCACCTACACCTTCACCCGCGCGACCTATGAAGGCGACATCCCGGGCTTCAAGACCCGCGACCTGCCGTTCTATTCGCGCCATGTGGCCAACGTCGGCTTGCGCTACCAGGTGGATCGCTGGACCTACAACTTCGACGGCTACGCCCAGTCCGGCCAGCGCGCGCCGGGTACCGGCATCGACTCCAACGGCAACTTCACCGGCGACTACATCACCGAACCGACTGCCGACGGCCAGTTCGGCGACATTCCCGGCTACGTGACCTGGAACCTGCGCGGTGCCTATGACTTCGGCGAGCAGTTGTCCAACCTGAAGGTGGGCGTGGGTGTGAAGAACATCTTCGACAAGCAGTACTTCACCCGCTCCAGCGACAACAACGCGGGGATCTACGTCGGCCAGCCGCGCACCTGGTTCGTGCAGGCCAGCGTGGGCTTCTGA
- a CDS encoding helix-turn-helix domain-containing protein, whose protein sequence is MTENSFAFRLKELLEHQKLTLQAVATVLGISRTAVHKWTRGGEIDYDNLRKLASFLKVNWIWLRYGDEALQDAQHVEVQDLPMTDVRRKYTAEIMESEARMKLAQESAGIVNWEWNLITDEVSYSANVEAVYGWPVRRNEDFWCHLHPDDVNALQAIYRECVAEGKGYEFDFRIFHPNGEQRWITSRATSLQDASGRSVKMVGISLDSTERKRVEDELRQSEERFRAIFELAGGALAYIGLDGQWQRVNQPLCELLGYSAEELAGLTFQELTHPDDLSANLAQVQRLLDGQETVSTMEKRFRRKDGSTIWVKVRTSVQRNPRDGSPEHMISVYDDITALRAERQALEARVEELEQQLRALKG, encoded by the coding sequence ATGACAGAAAACAGCTTCGCCTTCCGCCTCAAAGAACTGCTCGAACACCAGAAACTGACGCTCCAGGCCGTGGCCACGGTGCTCGGCATCTCGCGTACAGCTGTACACAAGTGGACCCGTGGCGGCGAGATCGACTATGACAACCTGCGCAAGCTGGCCAGCTTCCTCAAGGTCAACTGGATCTGGCTGCGCTATGGCGACGAAGCCCTGCAGGACGCCCAGCACGTGGAGGTGCAGGACCTGCCCATGACCGATGTGCGGCGCAAGTACACCGCCGAGATCATGGAAAGCGAAGCGCGCATGAAGCTGGCCCAGGAAAGCGCCGGCATCGTGAACTGGGAATGGAACCTGATCACCGACGAAGTCTCATACTCGGCCAACGTCGAGGCCGTATACGGCTGGCCGGTGCGCCGCAATGAAGACTTCTGGTGCCACCTGCATCCCGACGACGTCAACGCGCTGCAGGCCATCTACCGCGAGTGCGTGGCCGAGGGCAAAGGCTACGAGTTCGACTTCCGCATCTTCCATCCCAATGGCGAGCAACGCTGGATCACCTCCCGCGCCACGTCGTTGCAGGACGCTTCCGGCCGCTCGGTGAAGATGGTCGGCATCAGCCTGGACAGCACCGAACGCAAGCGGGTGGAGGACGAACTGCGCCAGAGCGAGGAACGCTTCCGCGCCATATTCGAACTGGCTGGCGGCGCCCTGGCCTACATCGGCCTGGACGGGCAATGGCAGCGGGTCAACCAGCCGCTGTGCGAGCTGCTGGGCTACAGCGCCGAGGAACTTGCCGGCCTGACCTTCCAGGAGCTGACCCATCCCGACGACCTCTCCGCCAACCTGGCCCAGGTCCAGCGCCTGCTGGATGGCCAGGAAACCGTCAGCACCATGGAAAAACGCTTCCGCCGCAAGGACGGCAGCACCATCTGGGTGAAGGTCCGCACCTCCGTCCAGCGCAACCCCCGCGACGGCAGCCCGGAACACATGATCAGCGTCTACGACGACATCACCGCCCTGCGCGCGGAACGCCAGGCGCTGGAGGCCCGGGTCGAAGAACTGGAGCAGCAGCTGCGGGCCCTCAAGGGCTGA
- a CDS encoding VOC family protein has protein sequence MAIQLDHLMVPARDKLRSAKLLAELLDVPWSATGIGPFAPVYVNDGLTLDFDQWGEPFPLIHYCFRVSPEEFEAILGRIRAAGIDYRSAVHGPVDHQVDREHGGSIVYWNEPDGHQWELLTESYARRD, from the coding sequence ATGGCCATTCAACTCGACCACCTGATGGTGCCCGCGCGGGACAAGCTGCGCTCCGCGAAACTCCTGGCCGAACTGCTCGATGTGCCCTGGTCGGCGACCGGCATCGGGCCATTTGCGCCGGTGTATGTGAACGACGGGCTGACCCTGGACTTTGACCAATGGGGCGAGCCTTTCCCGCTGATCCACTACTGCTTCCGGGTGAGCCCGGAGGAATTCGAGGCGATCCTGGGGCGCATCCGGGCAGCAGGCATCGATTATCGCAGTGCCGTCCATGGGCCGGTCGACCATCAGGTGGACAGGGAACATGGCGGCTCCATCGTCTACTGGAACGAGCCGGACGGGCATCAGTGGGAGCTGCTGACGGAGAGTTATGCGCGGCGGGACTGA
- a CDS encoding DUF2938 domain-containing protein, with product MNDIITVTCIGIGATAVMDIWLVFLKRLGVQTLNFGFIGRWIGHLLRGRFSHEAIAKAEAIPGELALGWFTHYAIGVAFAALLVGLAGVDWAASPTPLPALLLGMGTVAAPLLVMQPAMGAGFFASKTPTPLKNCLRSLANHSVFGLGLFLAAVLLGWATR from the coding sequence ATGAACGACATCATCACGGTGACCTGCATCGGAATCGGCGCCACCGCCGTCATGGATATCTGGCTGGTCTTCCTCAAGCGGTTGGGTGTCCAGACGCTCAATTTCGGCTTCATCGGCCGCTGGATAGGCCACCTGTTGCGTGGCCGCTTCAGTCACGAGGCCATAGCCAAGGCAGAGGCCATCCCCGGTGAACTGGCTCTTGGCTGGTTCACCCACTACGCCATCGGCGTTGCCTTTGCGGCCCTGCTGGTGGGGCTTGCCGGCGTCGACTGGGCCGCCAGTCCGACGCCACTGCCCGCGCTGCTGCTGGGCATGGGTACGGTGGCCGCGCCCCTGTTGGTCATGCAGCCCGCCATGGGGGCGGGATTCTTCGCCAGCAAGACGCCTACGCCGCTGAAGAACTGCCTGCGCAGCCTGGCCAACCACAGCGTCTTCGGCCTGGGCCTTTTCCTTGCCGCTGTCCTGCTGGGCTGGGCCACCCGCTGA
- a CDS encoding DUF2798 domain-containing protein, producing the protein MIPRRFAPLVFGLILSGLMSLLVSGISTWRAAGPAADFPGLWLGAWLMAWLVAFPAVLLVSPVARRLVEGLVGKE; encoded by the coding sequence ATGATTCCCCGCCGTTTCGCCCCGTTAGTCTTCGGCCTGATCCTCTCCGGGCTCATGTCCCTGCTCGTATCCGGCATCTCCACCTGGCGTGCTGCAGGCCCGGCGGCGGACTTTCCCGGCCTCTGGCTCGGCGCCTGGCTCATGGCCTGGCTGGTGGCCTTTCCGGCGGTGCTGCTGGTGTCGCCAGTGGCGCGGCGATTGGTGGAGGGGCTGGTGGGGAAGGAATGA
- the prpD gene encoding 2-methylcitrate dehydratase — translation MSSNVDLNQRPPYDPVIQAIADYVLDYRTSSTEALDTARNCLMDSLGCAMLALRFPECTKLLGPLVEGTLVPQGSRVPGTSYRMDPVKAAWDLGAMIRWLDFNDTWLAAEWAHPSDNLGGILAVADHLSQRRLARGEAPLTMRLVLEAMIKAHEIQGVMALENSFNRVGLDHVVLVKLASTAVCAWLLGANRDQLLSAISHALVDGQALRTYRHAPNAGSRKSWAAGDATSRGVRLAEIALRGEMGVPGVLSAPQWGFYDVLFSHTNKDLATKAPEQVHFRLPQAFGSYVMENILFKVSFPAEFHGQTACEAAVRLHPLVRNRITEIDRIVITTQESAIRIIAKEGVLANAADRDHCLQYMTAVALAFGDLQAEHYEDSFHQSHPIIDRLRERMEVVEDPRYSREYLEPDKRSIANAVQVFYKDGRSTEKVEVEYPIGHRRRRAEGMPLLEEKFRSSLATRFAPQRCAQILALCKDQAALEATPVDRFVELFVV, via the coding sequence ATGAGCAGCAACGTCGACCTGAACCAGCGTCCCCCGTACGATCCGGTGATCCAGGCCATAGCCGATTACGTGCTGGACTACCGCACGTCTTCCACTGAGGCGCTGGATACCGCACGCAATTGCCTGATGGACAGCCTCGGCTGCGCGATGCTGGCCCTGCGCTTTCCCGAATGCACCAAGCTGCTCGGCCCGCTGGTGGAGGGCACCCTGGTGCCCCAGGGCTCGCGGGTGCCGGGTACGTCCTACCGGATGGACCCGGTGAAGGCCGCCTGGGACCTGGGCGCGATGATCCGCTGGCTGGACTTCAACGACACCTGGCTGGCGGCCGAATGGGCGCACCCCTCCGACAACCTGGGCGGCATCCTTGCCGTGGCCGATCATCTCTCCCAGCGGCGCCTGGCCCGAGGCGAAGCGCCGCTGACCATGCGCCTGGTGCTGGAGGCCATGATCAAGGCCCACGAGATACAGGGCGTGATGGCCCTGGAAAATTCCTTCAATCGCGTCGGCCTGGATCACGTGGTGCTGGTCAAGCTGGCGTCCACCGCCGTGTGCGCCTGGTTGCTGGGCGCGAACCGCGACCAGTTGCTTTCGGCCATCTCCCACGCCCTGGTGGATGGCCAGGCCCTGCGCACCTATCGCCACGCGCCCAATGCCGGTTCGCGCAAGTCCTGGGCGGCGGGGGATGCCACCAGTCGCGGCGTGCGCCTGGCGGAAATCGCCCTGCGCGGCGAAATGGGTGTTCCCGGTGTGTTGAGTGCGCCGCAGTGGGGGTTCTACGACGTGCTGTTCAGCCACACCAACAAGGACCTGGCGACCAAGGCGCCGGAGCAGGTGCATTTCCGCCTGCCCCAGGCGTTCGGCAGCTATGTGATGGAGAACATCCTGTTCAAGGTCAGCTTCCCGGCCGAGTTCCATGGCCAGACGGCTTGCGAGGCGGCGGTGCGTCTGCATCCGCTGGTGCGCAACCGCATCACCGAGATCGACCGCATCGTCATCACCACCCAGGAGTCGGCCATCCGCATCATTGCCAAGGAGGGCGTGCTGGCCAACGCCGCCGACCGCGACCACTGTCTCCAGTACATGACGGCGGTGGCCCTGGCCTTCGGTGACCTGCAGGCCGAGCACTACGAAGACAGCTTCCACCAGTCCCATCCAATCATCGACCGCCTGCGCGAGCGCATGGAAGTGGTGGAAGACCCGCGTTACAGCCGCGAGTACCTGGAGCCCGACAAACGCTCCATCGCCAACGCCGTGCAAGTGTTCTACAAGGACGGCCGGAGCACCGAGAAGGTGGAAGTGGAATACCCCATCGGCCACCGTCGTCGTCGCGCCGAGGGCATGCCGCTACTGGAAGAAAAGTTCAGGTCCAGCCTGGCGACCCGTTTCGCGCCGCAGCGCTGTGCGCAGATCCTTGCCCTGTGCAAGGACCAGGCAGCCCTGGAGGCAACGCCCGTCGATCGTTTCGTGGAGCTGTTCGTGGTCTGA